Below is a window of Lacibacter sp. H407 DNA.
AGGTGATCTCTGGATCGCTTATACACAGAAATCACATTGGCAATTGTACAACTCAAAATTGTCACGCCCATTTCGTGAAACGAATTATGAACCGGAAGTGATTCTCAATTTTGCTACAAATTTCAAACTGCTCGGCCTGAATACACGTATGCTGGGGATCATCTTCAACCACCAAAGTAACGGACGGGCATTACCGCTATCAAGAAGTTGGAACAGGGTTATTTTAATGGCTGGCTTTGAAAAAAATAATTTTTCTATTTACCTGCGTCCATGGTTCCGTATACCGGATGATGACGATGAAAATCCCGAGATCGTAAATTACATTGGCCGGTATGAAATGAATGTGATCTACAACTGGAAAAAATTACAATTGGCACTCACCAACAGTCATCCATTAACATTTAAACAAAGTAATATCAATCGGGGTCGCATACAGTTTGATGCTGTTTATCCATTGCTTTGGAACATGAAAGGTCACTTACAATATTCAGTGGGATATGGTGAAACAATGATCGATTACAACCATAACCAAACAACCTTTGGTTTGGGAATTTCGCTGATCGAATGGTAGTGCAGCATTGAATAAGCAATATGCAATAAACAACAGGCAAATTAAATTTGCTGACGTTTGCTCATTGCCAATTGCATATTGCCTATTAACAATTTACTCCTCATCGTCCTCTTCATAATAAGCATCTTCGCCATAGAATACTTTTTCCCAACTGGCAATTGCTTTATCATCGAGGCATTCAATAATGTCGTGAATAGGATCGGCTTTACGTTTCCAAACTACTTCTTCGCCTTCGGCAAATGTGGACATACAAAGGGCGTGATCACTCTTAAAGTGAACTTTGATCAACAAAAGTCCCTTGTCTTCTTTTTCCTGGATCAGATAACAACAGCCTGCTTCCAACAAATCATACGTGTACATGCTTTTCAAATTTTAAACATCAAACAATAAGGCCAGTAAGCGAATTTTAATGGGCAGTTGGAGATGGAATCGGGCTTGTTTGTACGGGGTTAGTAGCAACACAAATGTAGCATCATTTCCTGTACCAGACGGACAGAAAACAGGCCGGGACGGTTCTTTTACAAAAAATTAATCCGGCCAATTGAGAACCAGTTGATTGGGAGCTTATTCCAGTTCGGTAACGGAGATTTTCTTGCCTTCAAAGCTGATCTGCAGGATTTTTACCGAACGTACGGGCTGGTTGTTTTGGCGGGCGGGTGTCCAGTCGTTTTGGTCCATCCATGCCTTGAGTTGGGCAAAATTGGGTCGCACATTGCTGTTGGGACGGGCCTCGTAGGTACATGGTTTACCGTCGCTGTCCACCAGAATACTGATGGTGATCTTGCCGCCGGCTTTTTTCTGTACGTAATTCTTGAAGAATGTTTCGATATGCGATTCAAGACTTGGCTTGCTTTTCCACTGTGCTGTTTGCTGCACACGGATATAGAGATCGTCAAACGGTTTTGATCCGAATTGGAGGCAACTATCGAGGCGGATAATTTCCTGTTGCTGTTGTGCCGATGCGGCGTACGTTGCGAGTAAAAGGATAAAGGATAAGAATGTTTTCATAACGTAAAGATAAGAAAGAAGCTATGAGCTTCGAGACGTGAGCCAAAACAAAGCGTGCTGCCTTTCGCTCATAGCTCACAGCTAAAAGCTCGCAGCTTTTTCACAACTTAAATCCATTTGCCCCGGGCTTTTTATTGGCCTCACTCATCAATACTGTTTGGAGCAGACGTTTGTTTCTGGTTTCGGCCGTTTTTGCACTGTCGATCCACGATAAAAACTGCTTGCGTGCAGAAGGAGAAAAGGCTTTGAAATTCGCAAGTGCAGCATTTTTTCCCTTGAATGCTTTTTGCAGGTCGTTCGGAATTTGATTGTTTTTAGCGGCTTCGTCCGAAGCGGTCAATGCATCCCAACTTCCGTTCTTTTTAGCGATCTCGATCTTTTCAAGACCGGCGGGCGTCATTAAACCATTGCTGAGTAATAGCTTCACCCGTTCTTTATTTGCATCGCTCCACACACTTTTAGGCTTGCGGGGTGTAATGAGGATCATCGCCCGTTCATCATCCAGTTTACGGGCAAGTCCATCGATCCAGCCAAAACACAAACATTCTTCCACTATATCGTTGTATGGGAGGCGTGGCTTACTTTTTCCAACCTTGTAATAAACGAGCCATATACCAACCGATCGTTGATAATTTTTTTGCAGCCAGTTACGCCAGGCATTCCTGTCTTTGGGATAAAACATTTCCAGGCTGTCAATAGCCCTTGCCATTGGAAGAAATTAACTTTCGTGCTTGCGGTTAAGCATCCAGATAAAGAAAGCAATGAGGAACACCGCAATACCGGCACCGCCAAAAATGATCGCTGTCAACACTTGTTGCGCACCAACCGATAATACCATTGATAAAGCAACTACCAGGTACACGATAAAGATGGTGAGGAGGGTGTAAATCTTTTTGTCCATGCGTTTCAATTTGTAGATGCGAAATTGAGGAATAATCAGTTACAGCCCAAAAATTATTCACAGGACTGTGAACAAATAGTAAGTGAGCTAAGGAAAGTGGTTTTGTTATATTTGCCCGTTCACGGCAGGAGAGGTACGATGTATGATGTACGAAGTACGATATAAAGGAGCTGTTCTGCTGAAGAAGTTGATGTTGCACAAGAGTGCGACGCCAATGCAGCCGATGAAAAAACCTGCTGCTGACAACTAAAAACTGAAAACTACAAACGAAGTAATGGCTGAAGAAAAAAAGAACTTGTTTGATTACGATGAGGACTCGATCAAAACCCTCGACTGGCAGGAACATATCCGTTTACGACCGGGCATGTACATTGGAAAACTGGGCGATGGCAGCAGTCCCGATGATGGTATTTATGTGTTGATGAAGGAGGTGATCGACAACTGTATTGATGAACACACAATGGGTTATGGAAAACATGTAGATATTACCATGGAAAAAGGTGTGGTGACGGTTCGTGACTATGGTCGTGGTATTCCATTGGGTAAAGTGGTGGATGTGGTGAGTAAGATCAACACCGGTGCCAAGTACGATAGTAAAGTGTTTCAGAAATCGGTTGGGTTGAACGGCGTTGGTACCAAAGCTGTGAATGCATTAAGCAGTTATTTTAAAGTAACCGCTTTTCGTGAGGGAAAAGAAAAAACAGCGGAGTTTGAAAAAGGCATCCTCGTTAAAGATCATAAAGAACAAAAAACAACAGAAGAGAACGGAACATTGGTAACGTTTATTCCGGACGATAGTGTGTTTAAAAACTATCACTATATCCATGAGTACATGGATAACCAGTTCTGGAATTATTGCTATCTCAATGCAGGATTGGTAATCAACTTCAACGGCAAGAAGTATGTTTCAAAAAATGGTTTGCTGGATCTGTTGCAACGAAAGACGAATGAAGATGAGTTGCGTTATCCCATCATCCATTTAAAAGGAGAGGATATTGAAGTTGCCATTACACACGAAAATCAATACGGCGAAGAATATTATTCATTTGTAAACGGACAATTTACTACACAAGGCGGTACACATCTTGCTGCTTTCCGTGAAGGGTATGTAAAAACGATCCGTGATTTTTATAAGAAAGATTATGATGCCGCTGATATACGAGGAAGCATCTGTGCGGCGGTGAGTGTGCGTGTACAGGAGCCTGTATTTGAAAGTCAAACGAAAACAAAACTTGGTTCCAGTGTGGTGTTTGAAGGTGGGCCAAGCATGAAGAATTTTATTGGTGATTTTTTGGCCCGTGATCTTGATCTCTACTTACATAAAAATCCGGCTGTTGCAGAAGCGTTAAAAAAACGTATTGAGCAAAACGAACGTGAACGAAAAGAACTGGCGGGCATTAAAAAGCTGGCGAATGAGCGTGCAAAAAAAGCCAATCTTCACAATAAGAAATTAAGAGACTGTCGCTTTCATTACAACGATGAAGCAACAGGGAAAGACAAGGATAAGATTCTTGAAAAGCAAAAAGAAACTACCATTTTTATTACCGAAGGTGACAGTGCCAGTGGAAGCATTACCAAATCAAGAAACGTTGAAACACAAGCGGTGTTTAGTTTGCGTGGTAAACCGTTGAACTGTTATGGACTCACCAAGAAAGTGGTGTATGAAAATGAAGAGTTCAACCTGTTGCAACATGCCTTAAACATTGAAGACAACTATGAAGATCTGCGTTACAACAATATTGTAATTGCAACCGATGCTGACGTGGATGGTATGCACATTCGTTTGCTGTTGATGACCTTCTTCCTTCAATTTTTTCCTGACCTGGTGAAGAACGGGCACGTGTTTATTCTGGAAACACCGTTGTTCCGTGTGCGTAATAAACAGGAAACCATTTATTGTTACGATGAAACGGAAAAGCAGGCAGCTGTAAAAAAACTCGGCAGCAAACCGGAGATCACACGATTTAAAGGTTTGGGTGAAATTTCGCCGGAAGAGTTCGGTCGTTTCATTGGTGCAGAAATGCGCAAAGAACCGGTAATGTTATTGCCTGAAACACATATTCAGCAAGTGCTGGAATATTATATGGGTAAGAACACTCCCGACAGACAAGAGTTTATTATTGACAATCTGAAAGTAGAGCTGGATAAAGTAGAAGAATTGTTTGCGGTACCTGAAAACAAATAACTCTTGCCAAAAGAATTAATAAATGTTTGAATTTCACGCCGACAGGAAACGTTACTTCGAGATACAGATACTGAATACAGAAAAGTATGTGATCCCGTTTATTGAGAAAGCATTCTCGATCAAACAGGGGATGCGTGTATTGGAAATTGGTTGTGGTGAAGGCGGTGTGTTAAAAGCATTTATCGATAAAGGTTGTACAGGTGTAGGAGTGGAGTTGGACGAAAGCCGTTTGGTAAATGCAAGAGTGTGGATGAAAGAGGAACTGGAGCAAAACAAAGTGACCTTTCATTCAAAAGATATTTATAAAACAACCGAAGCAGAGTTTGGTGGTGTGTTTGATATTATACTGCTGAAAGATGTAATTGAGCACATCCACGATCAACCAAAGCTGATCGAATGGATGAAAAGTTTTTTGACAAAGGATGGTGTGATCTTTTTTGGTTTTCCGCCCTGGTATATGCCGTTTGGCGGTCATCAACAGATCAACAAAGGTAAATGGCTAAGCAAGTTGCCCTATTACCATTTATTGCCAACACCCATTTACAAATGGATATTACAATCAAATGGTGAAAATTGGGAAGAGATGCTGGAGATCAAAGAAACCGGTATATCCATTGAACGGTTTGAACGAATCTGTAAAGAGAAAGGTTATAACCTAATCAACCAAACACATTTCCTCATCAACCCGATCTATGAATACAAGTTTGGCTGGAAACCGAAAGAGCAGTTTGAATTGATCAAAGCCATTCCATTCGTTCGAAATTTTTTTACAAGCTGTGTTTACTATTTAATACAAGTGAATAAAGAGAAACTATGATACATATTGTTTTTAATGAAGCCGATGTGGCGATACTGGAACAGGCAATTGAATTAGATGAAAGTCTGCAAGGCGAAGTATTGCAGATAAAAGATGATTATGCAGTAGGTCCGTTGAAAGATATTTATACGAATGAAGGTATTGAAGCAAGGAAAAACTGGTGGCGTGAAGTGTTAGCTGGCGGTAATGCAGATGGCAAAGTAGATGATGGCGAAGTTGATGATAACCGCACGGTTGCTTTCATCCTTGAACGTATGCAGGTAAATGATGAAGAAAAGATCTGGATATGGGCTGCACAGAATAAACATGATGTGAGCGGTTATTATTGGTTGATGAGTCAATTGAAAGATTTTCAGGGAAGGGTTTATATTCTGTACCTCAACAATCTGCCGTTTATAAATGAGAAGGGACAATTATTTTATCCGGAATGGATCAGTCATATTCAGCCGAAAGAAATGACCAAAGCAAAGAAACTGTCGAGATTAATTACCACCAGTGAATTTGAAGTGGATCCTGATGAATGGGCGAAATTATGTGCTGAAGAAAAAGGCGTTCGCTTGCTGGAAGGCGGTAAAAAGTTGGGACAAAAAGAGTATGACTTTTATGATGCCGAATTGAAAAGTTACATAAGTGCCGATTGGCAAAAGGCAAGTAAGATCATACACCAGTTTTTGAGCAAAAGCAAAAACACAACAGGTGATATGTATTTGTTGTGGCGTTTGAAATTGATGATTAGTGAAGGACAATTTGATGCGCAAGGTGAGCTGAAGAATATGAAAGATTTTGAAGTGAAGAAAAAAGCAGGTGCCGCAGAAACTGTCTGAACAATTCTTTTGGAGGTTGATGAAATTTATAAAAGAATATAAGAAGTTCACTTAACCGCATACATATGACCAAAATACTGAAGCTGGAAGAATTAGGAATGTTTTTAGCGTGTATCTATACACTCTACATTTTTGATGCCGCATGGTGGATGTATCCTGTTTTATTACTCGGGCCCGACATCAGTATGCTTGGCTATTTTGCAGGAAATAAAGTCGGGGCGTGGAGTTATAATCTCTTTCATCACAAAGGGATTGCCGTAATGTTGTTGATAACAGGTGTGTATGCAAATATTGATGCCTTGTTTTTTATTGGTGTGATATTGTTAGGCCATGCATCAATGGATCGTGTAGCAGGGTATGGTTTGAAATATGAAAACGGATTTAAGTTTACGCATTTAGGTGAAATCGGAAAGAAATAAATTATGAGCGCAGCGAAAAAGAAAGAAAATGTTTTCGAAAATGAGAGTGGCGTACAGGGTCAGTATAAGAACTGGTTCCTTGATTATGCATCTTATGTAATTCTGGAGCGTGCAGTACCCGCCATTGAAGATGGGATGAAACCCGTGCAACGACGTATTCTTCACGCCATGAAAGAAATGGACGATGGACGTTTCAATAAAGTGGCGAACATCATTGGTCAGGCCATGCAGTATCATCCGCATGGTGATGCAAGTATTGGCGATGCATTGGTCAATATTGGTCAGAAAGATTTGCTGGTTGATACCCAGGGAAACTGGGGCGATGTACGTACAGGTGATGATGCAGCGGCAGCACGTTATATTGAAGCACGACTTTCGAAATTTGCATTGGAAGTTGCTTTCAACAATAAAACAACGGAATGGCAACTGAGTTACGACGGTCGTAAAAACGAACCCGTTGTGTTGCCCATGAAATTTCCATTATTGCTGGCGCAAGGTGCAGATGGTATTGCTGTTGGTCTATCAACAAAAATTTTACCGCATAACTTTTGCGAACTGATCGATGCTTCCATAAAATATTTACGAGGCAGACGTTTTGAACTGCTTCCTGATTTCCAAACAGGCGGTATGGTTGATGTAGCCAATTACAATGATGGGAAACGTGGTGGTAAAGTAAGAGTTCGTGCACATATTGAAGAGCTGGATAAAAAAACCTTGCTCATTAAAGATGTTCCGTACAGTGTTACTACCACACAATTGATGGACAGTATTGTTAAAGCAAATGACCAGGGAAAGATCAAGATCAAAAAAGTAACGGATAATACAGCTGCTGAAGTAGAAGTGCAGATCGATCTGGCACCGGGTATTTCTCCGGATATTACGATTGATGCATTGTATGCATTTACCGATTGTGAAATTTCCATTTCGCCCAATGCCTGTGTAATCGTTGATAACAAACCACAGTTTCTTGCAGTAACTGATCTCTTAAAATATTCTGCTGATCAAACGAAAGAGCTCTTGAAGAAAGAGCTGGAGATCAGGTTGGGTGAGTTGCAGGAGAAATGGCATTACACATCGTTGGAAAAAATCTTCTTTGAAGAAAAGATTTACAAAGAACTGGAGAAGAAACATGAAACATGGGAGAAAGTAATTGCAGCAATTGACACTGCGTTTGTTCCGTTCAAAAAACAACTGCGGAGAGATATTACCAAAGAAGACATCGTTAAACTAACGGAAAAGCCTGTACGTAGAATTTACCGGCTGGATATTGACGAATTGAATGAGCAGATCAAAGGTCTGGAAGCAGATATTAAACAGGTGAAACATGATCTGGAAAACCTGACTGATTTCGCTGTTGCTTACTATGAAAATCTACTGAAAAAATATGGCAAAGGTCGTGAGCGTAAAACGGAGATCAAGCCATTTGAAACCATCCAGGTAAAACAGGTAGCAATTGCCAATACCAAAATATACATGAACCGTGAGGACGGGTTCATTGGCACATCGTTAAAGAAAGACGAGTTTATCTGTGAGTGCTCCGATTTTGATGACATCATCGTATTCACCAAACGTGGATTGATGAAAGTGGTGAAGGTGAGCGACAAAGCCTACATCGGTAAAGACATTATACATGCGGCGGTATTTCAAAAGAATGATGAACGCACGACGTATAATATGATCTATGCTGATGGAAAAGCCGGAATAAGCTATGCCAAACGTTTTAATGTAACCGGTGTAACTAGAGACAAAGAATATGATCTTACCCGTGGTGATGACAAAAGCAAAGTGCATTATTTCAGTGTGAACCTGAATGGCGAAGCTGAAGTAGTGAAAGTAATGTTGACACCCGGTTCTTCAGCACGCAACAAAGAGTTTGATTTTTATTTTGAAGAACTCGATATTAAAGGCCGCAGCAGTATGGGTAACCAGGTAACGAAGTACCCAATAAAATCGGTGAAGTTTAAAGAGAAAGGCCGTTCTACATTAAGCGGAAAGAAAATGTGGTTTGATGATAAGTTTGGTCGCTTAACTACAGAGGAGAAAGGACAATACCTTGGCAAGTTTGAACCAGATGATAAAGTGCTGGTGATTTACCGTGATGGTAATTATGAAATTACCGACCAGGAGTTAACACAAAAGTTTGACCCGGAGGCTGTTTTGTTGATTGAGTTATTTAATCCTGAAAAAATTATTACGGCCGTTTATCTTGACAATGATAAACTCCAGTTCAATGTAAAACGTTTCAAAATTGAAACCACTACACTCCGCAATAAATTTTTCTTTATTAAAGAAGGCAGTAAAAATTATCTGGAAGCTGTTACAACTGACGCTGAACCGGTACTTGCCATGCAAAGTGGAAGAGGTGCACAGGTTCGTAAAGCCAAAATAAAACTGGCGAAGGTTGCAGAGGTGATGGGCTGGAAAGCAGTGGGAGCAAAGCTTACAGACTTCAACAAGAGTATTGAAATGGAATGGGTGAAAGAAGATCCGAATGCACAACCGGAGTTGTTTGGATAAAAGGGTTGCCAACTTTTGAAAAGTTGGCAACCCTGCCAAAAACGAAAATGATTGCACAAGAAGCAATCACTTTCGTTTTTGGTTGCACAATGGTTTGTTAACGGAATCCATTAACAAAAGATTAGATACAGCAACAAAAATCTGGCTCACTTTTCTAATGTGTAATGGCAACAGGCTGTAAAATCCTGCAACCATTCACATGAATACTATTTACTCTTTCCTGCTATTGTTCACCTTCGGAACAGTACTCACTACAACTGCACAAATAAAACCGGTCATCAAAGCAGGTGTTGTTCAATCAACCTGGAAAGGCGAAGCAAGAGAATCCTTTACACAATTGATCGACGCAACAGATGGCTACATCAGCAGCCGTAACCGCACAGCGTTCTATGTTGGTGCCGGTGTTGATATTCCTTTGGGCGATATGGTTTCTGTTGAGCCTTCGTTAATTTACACACAACGTGGTTATGGTCTCAAAGGGAATCTTACCATTAACGAATTAAAGATCGATGCATTAAACGCCAGAGCAACCTCACAGATGCATTACATCGATATGCCGGTGTTGCTGAAAATCAAGCCTGCAGCAGGATTGCAGATCTTTGCCGGTCCACAGGTTTCCTACTTGGTAAAGAATAATTTACGGGCTGATGTATCTGTATTCGGTTTCTCGTTATTGAATCGTGATATCGATATCACAGAGCAATTCAATCGTTGGGATGTGGGTGTTACCGGTGGTGTTGGTTATGAGTTTGAAAACGGAATTGGTATTGCTGCGTCGTATGAAAGAGGATTTCAACGCTTAGACAAAAATCAAAACTTCAAAGCATTTAACGAAGGATACAAAGCAGGACTGACGTATCGTTTCTAAACGATCAGATATCAACTGTGAAAACCTCGGCTGATGTTGCAGTACCCGGCAACATCAGCTTTTTTATGTCTGGCTGCAAATAGGAGAGAAGTACTTCCGACTTCGCACCTCGTACTTAAATATGTGTCAGACGCTCTGCAAGACTTTAGACACGGCTATTCTTCACTGTCAACAATTTTGCCGTAGTCGATGAATAATTCTTCGCCGGCGTTTATGTCACGCAGTGTTTCAAAATCTTCACCGTCATTAATGGAGATAATATTTGGAGATTCGTCGTGATTCAAAAAGTTTACAATGTCCATCACCTTAAAGCCATAATCAGGAACATAATAATGATCTTCATCAAACAAACAATAGGTTTCAACCAGCTCTCTACTGTAATCAGGCAATGCATCAATTTCACTTCGTTCAATTTTGATCCACTCACCAATATTTTTAGAGAACAATCCACGCTGACCTTTCGGAATATCCCGCAACGCAAATACACCATTCCCATGAATGGGAGAGGGCTTCATCATTACCCAGGTATCGTGTTTCAATTCGTGGAGCAGTTGTTCTTTGGTCATTAAATCTTTTGTTATTGATGAGTAGAGTTTATACAGTTTGCAGTTTGCAGGAAAATGAAACTTTAAACCCGTTCAGATCTCTAAACGAAACATTTTTTCGCCCGTAGAAAGTAGCATGCTCAATGTCTATGCTTATCCCAAAATTGGTAAGGCGTTCAACCATTGCATCTATTGAATCGATGTTAAACCACAAATGAACATCTTTCTCGTCGGGGATGTTGGGTCTCTCATCAGGGCCAATCATAAAACCAGCATTGCCGAAATCCAGTTTAGCCCAATTGATTTCGCATTCGGGTTCCCATAAAAGATTTGTGGCGCTGCACTGGAATCCAATCTCTTTATACCAATCTATTGTATTCTGCAGATCTTTTACTTTAATAAAAGCAATACACTCTGTCATAGATTTCAAATGAACATGTATAATGAATACTCTTACTTCAAATACTTCTTCATGTCACGTTCCACATCACGGTTACGGATGGTTTCCCGTTTATCGTGCAGTTTTTTTCCTTTGCCCAAGCCTACTTCTATTTTGGCTAAATTATTTTCAGTAAAAAAAATGCGGAGTGGAACCACGGTAAAGCCTTTCTCTTTCATCTTATTTTCCCACTTCTTAATTTCCTTTTTATTGAGCAAGAGCTTTCGATCGTGTACAGCAAGGTGATTATTGGTAGTGCCGAATTTATATTCAGCAATGTGCAAACCTTTGATCCAAAGTTCGTGCTTGTGAAAGAAACAATAGGAATCACTGAAACTCACTTTTCCTTCACGGATCGATTTTACTTCTGTTCCAACTAATACCATTCCCGCTACCAACTTATCTTCAAAGTAGTATTCATGAAAGGCCGAGCGGTTTTTTAATTCAATCATTTTTACAAACAAAAAAGCAATCAATAAAAGTTGAATCAACTTATATTGATTGCAAATATAAACTTGTTCAATCAGTTCTTAAACAGTGTAAACAATACCCCGAATTTCTGTTTCATTTCCTTACGGTCTACAATGAGATCGAGAAATCCGTGTTCCAATAAAAATTCGCTGCGTTGAAAACCTTCAGGCAAATCTTTCTTAATGGTTTCTTTAATCACACGTGGACCGGCAAAGCCGATCAGTGCGCCCGGTT
It encodes the following:
- a CDS encoding phospholipase A, coding for MKSLTAHLAALLLITCNLYAQKVYDSNEQTASSSLSQRWELDSITKRKTFTITSYRPVFITAGRWSSNPNERPFSETPGYTLPFRVDYNNYEAKFQLSFKTKLAQGIFGKTGDLWIAYTQKSHWQLYNSKLSRPFRETNYEPEVILNFATNFKLLGLNTRMLGIIFNHQSNGRALPLSRSWNRVILMAGFEKNNFSIYLRPWFRIPDDDDENPEIVNYIGRYEMNVIYNWKKLQLALTNSHPLTFKQSNINRGRIQFDAVYPLLWNMKGHLQYSVGYGETMIDYNHNQTTFGLGISLIEW
- a CDS encoding YdeI/OmpD-associated family protein, with amino-acid sequence MARAIDSLEMFYPKDRNAWRNWLQKNYQRSVGIWLVYYKVGKSKPRLPYNDIVEECLCFGWIDGLARKLDDERAMILITPRKPKSVWSDANKERVKLLLSNGLMTPAGLEKIEIAKKNGSWDALTASDEAAKNNQIPNDLQKAFKGKNAALANFKAFSPSARKQFLSWIDSAKTAETRNKRLLQTVLMSEANKKPGANGFKL
- a CDS encoding DNA topoisomerase IV subunit B yields the protein MAEEKKNLFDYDEDSIKTLDWQEHIRLRPGMYIGKLGDGSSPDDGIYVLMKEVIDNCIDEHTMGYGKHVDITMEKGVVTVRDYGRGIPLGKVVDVVSKINTGAKYDSKVFQKSVGLNGVGTKAVNALSSYFKVTAFREGKEKTAEFEKGILVKDHKEQKTTEENGTLVTFIPDDSVFKNYHYIHEYMDNQFWNYCYLNAGLVINFNGKKYVSKNGLLDLLQRKTNEDELRYPIIHLKGEDIEVAITHENQYGEEYYSFVNGQFTTQGGTHLAAFREGYVKTIRDFYKKDYDAADIRGSICAAVSVRVQEPVFESQTKTKLGSSVVFEGGPSMKNFIGDFLARDLDLYLHKNPAVAEALKKRIEQNERERKELAGIKKLANERAKKANLHNKKLRDCRFHYNDEATGKDKDKILEKQKETTIFITEGDSASGSITKSRNVETQAVFSLRGKPLNCYGLTKKVVYENEEFNLLQHALNIEDNYEDLRYNNIVIATDADVDGMHIRLLLMTFFLQFFPDLVKNGHVFILETPLFRVRNKQETIYCYDETEKQAAVKKLGSKPEITRFKGLGEISPEEFGRFIGAEMRKEPVMLLPETHIQQVLEYYMGKNTPDRQEFIIDNLKVELDKVEELFAVPENK
- a CDS encoding class I SAM-dependent methyltransferase produces the protein MFEFHADRKRYFEIQILNTEKYVIPFIEKAFSIKQGMRVLEIGCGEGGVLKAFIDKGCTGVGVELDESRLVNARVWMKEELEQNKVTFHSKDIYKTTEAEFGGVFDIILLKDVIEHIHDQPKLIEWMKSFLTKDGVIFFGFPPWYMPFGGHQQINKGKWLSKLPYYHLLPTPIYKWILQSNGENWEEMLEIKETGISIERFERICKEKGYNLINQTHFLINPIYEYKFGWKPKEQFELIKAIPFVRNFFTSCVYYLIQVNKEKL
- a CDS encoding DUF1835 domain-containing protein, with the protein product MIHIVFNEADVAILEQAIELDESLQGEVLQIKDDYAVGPLKDIYTNEGIEARKNWWREVLAGGNADGKVDDGEVDDNRTVAFILERMQVNDEEKIWIWAAQNKHDVSGYYWLMSQLKDFQGRVYILYLNNLPFINEKGQLFYPEWISHIQPKEMTKAKKLSRLITTSEFEVDPDEWAKLCAEEKGVRLLEGGKKLGQKEYDFYDAELKSYISADWQKASKIIHQFLSKSKNTTGDMYLLWRLKLMISEGQFDAQGELKNMKDFEVKKKAGAAETV
- a CDS encoding DUF4260 domain-containing protein; protein product: MTKILKLEELGMFLACIYTLYIFDAAWWMYPVLLLGPDISMLGYFAGNKVGAWSYNLFHHKGIAVMLLITGVYANIDALFFIGVILLGHASMDRVAGYGLKYENGFKFTHLGEIGKK
- a CDS encoding DNA gyrase/topoisomerase IV subunit A; this translates as MSAAKKKENVFENESGVQGQYKNWFLDYASYVILERAVPAIEDGMKPVQRRILHAMKEMDDGRFNKVANIIGQAMQYHPHGDASIGDALVNIGQKDLLVDTQGNWGDVRTGDDAAAARYIEARLSKFALEVAFNNKTTEWQLSYDGRKNEPVVLPMKFPLLLAQGADGIAVGLSTKILPHNFCELIDASIKYLRGRRFELLPDFQTGGMVDVANYNDGKRGGKVRVRAHIEELDKKTLLIKDVPYSVTTTQLMDSIVKANDQGKIKIKKVTDNTAAEVEVQIDLAPGISPDITIDALYAFTDCEISISPNACVIVDNKPQFLAVTDLLKYSADQTKELLKKELEIRLGELQEKWHYTSLEKIFFEEKIYKELEKKHETWEKVIAAIDTAFVPFKKQLRRDITKEDIVKLTEKPVRRIYRLDIDELNEQIKGLEADIKQVKHDLENLTDFAVAYYENLLKKYGKGRERKTEIKPFETIQVKQVAIANTKIYMNREDGFIGTSLKKDEFICECSDFDDIIVFTKRGLMKVVKVSDKAYIGKDIIHAAVFQKNDERTTYNMIYADGKAGISYAKRFNVTGVTRDKEYDLTRGDDKSKVHYFSVNLNGEAEVVKVMLTPGSSARNKEFDFYFEELDIKGRSSMGNQVTKYPIKSVKFKEKGRSTLSGKKMWFDDKFGRLTTEEKGQYLGKFEPDDKVLVIYRDGNYEITDQELTQKFDPEAVLLIELFNPEKIITAVYLDNDKLQFNVKRFKIETTTLRNKFFFIKEGSKNYLEAVTTDAEPVLAMQSGRGAQVRKAKIKLAKVAEVMGWKAVGAKLTDFNKSIEMEWVKEDPNAQPELFG
- a CDS encoding porin family protein, with translation MNTIYSFLLLFTFGTVLTTTAQIKPVIKAGVVQSTWKGEARESFTQLIDATDGYISSRNRTAFYVGAGVDIPLGDMVSVEPSLIYTQRGYGLKGNLTINELKIDALNARATSQMHYIDMPVLLKIKPAAGLQIFAGPQVSYLVKNNLRADVSVFGFSLLNRDIDITEQFNRWDVGVTGGVGYEFENGIGIAASYERGFQRLDKNQNFKAFNEGYKAGLTYRF
- a CDS encoding SET domain-containing protein — encoded protein: MTKEQLLHELKHDTWVMMKPSPIHGNGVFALRDIPKGQRGLFSKNIGEWIKIERSEIDALPDYSRELVETYCLFDEDHYYVPDYGFKVMDIVNFLNHDESPNIISINDGEDFETLRDINAGEELFIDYGKIVDSEE
- a CDS encoding VOC family protein, whose translation is MTECIAFIKVKDLQNTIDWYKEIGFQCSATNLLWEPECEINWAKLDFGNAGFMIGPDERPNIPDEKDVHLWFNIDSIDAMVERLTNFGISIDIEHATFYGRKNVSFRDLNGFKVSFSCKLQTV
- the smpB gene encoding SsrA-binding protein SmpB, with product MIQLLLIAFLFVKMIELKNRSAFHEYYFEDKLVAGMVLVGTEVKSIREGKVSFSDSYCFFHKHELWIKGLHIAEYKFGTTNNHLAVHDRKLLLNKKEIKKWENKMKEKGFTVVPLRIFFTENNLAKIEVGLGKGKKLHDKRETIRNRDVERDMKKYLK